A single window of Mycolicibacterium madagascariense DNA harbors:
- the ruvX gene encoding Holliday junction resolvase RuvX, with protein sequence MSATDDRQPDRPGGDDPGRGRRLGVDVGSVRIGVATSDPDGILATPVETVARDRKSVNGKHIRRLAQIAGELDVVEVVVGLPRTLADRTGPSAIDAIAVADALSARLAPVPVRLADERLTTVTAQRSLREAGVRARGQRAMVDQVAAVGILQTWLDRRRAALADTGGAADG encoded by the coding sequence TTGTCCGCTACCGACGACCGTCAGCCGGACCGGCCCGGCGGAGACGATCCCGGGCGCGGTCGTCGGCTCGGTGTCGACGTCGGCAGCGTGCGCATCGGCGTGGCGACGAGTGACCCCGACGGCATTCTCGCCACCCCCGTCGAGACGGTGGCCAGAGATCGAAAGAGCGTCAACGGCAAGCACATTCGGCGCCTAGCGCAGATCGCCGGCGAGCTGGACGTCGTCGAGGTGGTGGTCGGCCTGCCGAGGACCCTGGCCGACCGGACCGGTCCCTCCGCCATCGACGCCATCGCCGTCGCCGACGCACTGTCCGCGCGCCTGGCTCCCGTCCCGGTGCGACTCGCCGACGAACGGTTGACCACGGTGACCGCGCAACGTTCGCTGCGCGAGGCGGGGGTGCGGGCGAGGGGACAGCGCGCGATGGTGGACCAGGTCGCCGCGGTCGGGATCCTGCAGACGTGGCTCGATCGGCGCCGGGCTGCGCTGGCCGACACCGGCGGAGCGGCCGATGGCTGA
- a CDS encoding secondary thiamine-phosphate synthase enzyme YjbQ, with amino-acid sequence MNSELIDVDTSRRRTVDLTDAVREFCASRGDGLCNVFVPHATAGVAILETGAGSDADFVDALERLLPRDDRYRHAHGSPGHGADHVLPGLVAPSVSIPVMAGEPLLGTWQSVVLVDLNRDNPRRSVRISFLDG; translated from the coding sequence ATGAACTCCGAGCTCATCGACGTGGACACCTCTCGACGCCGCACGGTGGATCTCACCGACGCCGTGCGCGAGTTCTGCGCCTCCCGCGGGGACGGGTTGTGCAACGTCTTCGTGCCGCACGCCACGGCGGGGGTGGCGATCCTCGAGACGGGCGCCGGATCCGACGCCGACTTCGTCGACGCCCTGGAGCGCCTGCTGCCGCGCGACGACCGTTACCGGCACGCGCACGGGTCGCCCGGGCATGGCGCCGACCACGTCCTGCCCGGCCTGGTGGCCCCCTCGGTCAGCATCCCGGTGATGGCCGGCGAGCCGCTGCTCGGCACCTGGCAGAGCGTCGTGTTGGTCGACCTGAACAGGGACAACCCCCGGCGGTCGGTGCGCATCAGCTTCCTCGACGGGTGA
- a CDS encoding endolytic transglycosylase MltG, whose product MAENWGRERTEPEAVGLPRRTMSRTQRARARRNRRRRRNLTILSVLALVVVVVGAVFLGSRMLHGMFGNPNDYDGDGVKDVVVQVHSGDSTTAIGDTLKNGGVVATAQAFVAAAAGNSAISQIQPGFYRVRTEISAANAVSRLADPQNRVGKLVIPEGRQLDDIADVKTNAVTKGIFSLIADATCVDLDDHRQCGVTAAELKAAAGAADARALAVPTWALGPVTALGADHRRLEGLIAPGTWNVDPSAPAQDILSTLIGASATQYEQNGLLTTGNVENLSPYQVLVVASLVQRESKPQDFGKVSRVIYNRLVAPDHRKLEFDSTVNYSLDRQEVATTDADRGRDTPWNTYLREGLPATPICSPGQPAMVAAENPEPGDWLFFVTVDMQGTTLFTRDYQQHLANIDLARKNGVLDSAR is encoded by the coding sequence ATGGCTGAGAACTGGGGTCGTGAGCGCACCGAACCGGAGGCGGTCGGGCTGCCGCGCCGGACCATGAGCCGCACGCAGCGGGCCCGCGCCAGGCGCAACCGCCGCCGACGTCGCAACCTCACCATCCTGTCGGTGCTGGCGCTCGTCGTGGTGGTGGTGGGCGCGGTGTTCCTCGGCTCGCGCATGCTGCACGGCATGTTCGGCAACCCGAATGACTACGACGGCGACGGGGTCAAGGACGTCGTCGTCCAGGTGCACAGTGGCGACTCGACGACGGCCATCGGCGACACGCTGAAGAACGGCGGCGTGGTCGCCACGGCCCAGGCCTTCGTCGCCGCGGCCGCGGGCAACTCGGCGATCTCGCAGATTCAGCCCGGCTTCTACCGCGTCCGCACCGAGATCTCGGCGGCCAACGCCGTGTCCCGGCTCGCCGACCCGCAGAACCGCGTTGGCAAGCTGGTGATCCCGGAGGGCCGACAGCTCGACGACATCGCCGACGTCAAGACCAACGCGGTCACGAAGGGCATCTTCTCGCTGATCGCCGACGCGACGTGCGTCGACCTCGACGACCACCGCCAGTGCGGCGTCACCGCGGCCGAACTCAAGGCGGCGGCAGGCGCGGCCGACGCACGGGCGCTCGCCGTCCCGACGTGGGCGCTGGGTCCGGTCACCGCGCTCGGCGCCGACCATCGGCGCCTCGAGGGTCTGATCGCCCCCGGCACCTGGAACGTCGACCCGTCGGCGCCGGCGCAGGACATCCTCTCCACGCTCATCGGCGCCAGTGCCACGCAGTACGAGCAGAACGGCCTGTTGACCACGGGCAACGTCGAGAACCTGTCGCCCTACCAGGTGCTGGTGGTCGCCTCGCTGGTCCAGCGCGAATCCAAGCCGCAGGACTTCGGCAAGGTGAGCAGGGTCATCTACAACCGGCTCGTCGCACCCGATCACCGCAAGCTGGAGTTCGACTCCACGGTCAACTACTCCCTGGACCGCCAGGAGGTCGCGACCACCGACGCCGACCGTGGCCGCGACACCCCGTGGAATACCTATTTGCGCGAAGGGCTTCCGGCGACACCGATCTGCTCGCCCGGTCAGCCCGCGATGGTGGCCGCGGAGAATCCCGAGCCGGGGGACTGGCTGTTCTTCGTCACCGTCGACATGCAGGGCACGACGCTGTTCACCCGGGACTATCAGCAGCACCTGGCCAACATCGATCTGGCCAGGAAAAACGGTGTGCTCGACAGCGCACGATGA
- the aroC gene encoding chorismate synthase, translating into MLRWTTAGESHGRALVAMLEGMVAGVEITSADIADQLRRRRLGYGRGARMKFEADEVTVLAGVRHGVTLGGPIAIEIGNTEWPKWETVMAADPVDPAELDGARNAPLTRPRPGHADYAGMLKYDFDDARPVLERASARETAARVAAGTVAREFLRQALGVEVLSHVISIGASAPYDGPPPGPGDLARIDDSPVRAFDAHTEQLMIDEIEAAKKDGDTLGGIVEVVVDGLPIGLGSFTSGDNRLDSQLAAAVMGIQAIKGVEIGDGFETARRRGSVAHDEIYPGPDGVVRSTNRAGGLEGGMTNGQALRVRAAMKPISTVPRALATVDMSTGAEAVAIHQRSDVCAVPAAGVVVETMVALVLARAALEKFGGDSLGETKANVEGYLAGIAKRSGGQASG; encoded by the coding sequence GTGTTGCGATGGACCACAGCTGGTGAATCCCACGGTCGCGCCCTGGTGGCCATGCTCGAGGGCATGGTGGCCGGCGTCGAGATCACCTCTGCCGACATCGCCGACCAGTTGCGGCGCCGGCGGCTCGGCTACGGCCGGGGCGCCAGGATGAAGTTCGAGGCCGACGAGGTCACCGTGCTGGCGGGGGTGCGCCACGGCGTCACCCTCGGCGGTCCCATCGCCATCGAGATCGGCAACACCGAGTGGCCCAAGTGGGAGACGGTGATGGCCGCCGACCCGGTCGACCCGGCCGAACTGGACGGCGCCCGCAACGCCCCCCTGACCCGACCCCGACCGGGCCACGCCGACTACGCCGGCATGCTCAAGTACGACTTCGACGACGCGAGGCCGGTGCTCGAGCGGGCCAGTGCCCGCGAGACCGCGGCCCGGGTCGCGGCGGGGACCGTCGCCAGGGAGTTCCTGCGCCAGGCGCTCGGCGTCGAGGTGCTCTCCCACGTCATCTCGATCGGGGCCTCCGCGCCCTACGACGGCCCGCCGCCGGGCCCGGGTGATCTGGCCCGCATCGACGACAGCCCGGTGCGCGCCTTCGACGCGCACACCGAGCAGCTCATGATCGACGAGATCGAGGCCGCCAAGAAGGACGGCGACACCCTCGGCGGGATCGTCGAGGTCGTCGTCGACGGCCTTCCCATCGGCCTGGGCTCCTTCACCAGCGGTGACAACCGGCTGGACAGCCAGCTCGCGGCCGCGGTCATGGGCATCCAGGCCATCAAGGGCGTGGAGATCGGCGACGGGTTCGAGACCGCGCGCCGCCGCGGTAGCGTCGCCCACGACGAGATCTACCCCGGCCCGGACGGCGTCGTGCGCTCGACCAATCGCGCCGGCGGTCTGGAAGGCGGCATGACCAACGGTCAGGCGCTGCGCGTGCGCGCCGCGATGAAGCCGATCTCGACGGTGCCGCGGGCGCTGGCGACCGTCGACATGAGCACCGGTGCCGAGGCCGTCGCCATCCACCAGCGCTCGGACGTCTGTGCCGTGCCCGCCGCGGGCGTGGTCGTCGAGACCATGGTGGCGCTGGTGCTGGCGCGCGCAGCGCTGGAGAAGTTCGGCGGCGACTCCCTCGGTGAGACGAAGGCCAACGTCGAGGGCTACCTGGCGGGCATCGCGAAGCGTTCCGGCGGGCAGGCGTCGGGCTGA
- the alaS gene encoding alanine--tRNA ligase: MQTHEIRKRFLDHFVTAGHAEVPSASVILDDPNLLFVNAGMVQFVPYFLGQQKPPWDRATSVQKCIRTPDIDEVGITTRHNTFFQMAGNFSFGDYFKKGAIEFAWTLLTNPQDQGGYGFDPEKLWATVYLDDDEAITLWQEVAGLPLERIQRRGMADNYWSMGIPGPCGPSSEIYVDRGPEYGVDGGPEANEDRYIEIWNLVFMQNERGEGTGKSDFEILGPLPRQNIDTGMGVERVACLLQGVDNVYETDLMRPVIDLVAGIAPRGYGVGNHADDVRYRIIADHSRTAAIIIGDGVSPGNDGRGYVLRRLLRRVIRSAKLLGIDTPIVGDLMASVRDSMAPSYPELATDFDRINRIAVAEETAFNRTLASGSRLFDDAANATKASGASVLSGTDAFTLHDTYGFPIELTLEMAAETGLTVDEEGFRGLMAEQRQRAKADAAARKHAHADLSAYRELVDAGPTEFTGFDELTSEATILGIFVDGKRVPVVAHDAGISAERVELVLDRTPLYAESGGQIADVGAITGTGSSGAARAAVTDVQKIAKTLFVHRVTVESGEFVEGDTVVAAVDPTWRHGATQGHSGTHMVHAALRQVLGPNAVQAGSLNRPGYLRFDFNWQGALSDAQREQIEVVTNEAVQADYAVNTMYTKLEKAKAMGAMALFGEAYPEDVRLVEIGGPFSLELCGGTHVHNSAQIGPVTLLGESSVGSGVRRVEAYVGLDSFKYLAKERALLAGLASSLKVPSDEVPARVANLVERLRVAEKELDRSRLANARAAAANAAAGAELVGRVRVVAQRMAGGVSAGDLRSLVGDVKGKLGSEPGVVALVADPVEGSDAVPYVVAVNPAAQDLGFSANDLVKVLGATLHGRGGGKADLAQGSGSGAAHVDAALSALLAEIAKG; this comes from the coding sequence GTGCAAACACACGAGATCAGGAAGCGCTTCCTCGATCACTTCGTGACGGCGGGCCACGCCGAGGTGCCCAGCGCATCGGTCATCCTCGACGACCCGAACCTGCTGTTCGTCAACGCGGGCATGGTCCAGTTCGTCCCCTACTTCCTGGGCCAGCAGAAGCCGCCGTGGGACCGCGCGACCAGCGTGCAGAAGTGCATTCGCACCCCGGACATCGACGAAGTCGGCATCACCACCCGGCACAACACCTTCTTCCAGATGGCGGGCAACTTCTCCTTCGGCGACTACTTCAAGAAGGGCGCCATCGAGTTCGCCTGGACGCTGCTGACCAACCCGCAGGATCAGGGCGGCTATGGCTTCGATCCCGAAAAGCTTTGGGCGACGGTCTATCTCGACGACGACGAGGCCATCACGCTGTGGCAGGAGGTGGCCGGGCTGCCGCTGGAGCGCATCCAGCGCCGCGGCATGGCCGACAACTACTGGTCGATGGGCATCCCCGGACCCTGCGGCCCGTCCTCGGAGATCTACGTCGACCGCGGTCCGGAGTACGGCGTCGACGGCGGGCCCGAGGCCAACGAGGACCGCTACATCGAGATCTGGAACCTCGTCTTCATGCAGAACGAACGGGGTGAGGGCACCGGCAAGTCCGACTTCGAGATCCTCGGCCCGCTGCCCCGGCAGAACATCGACACCGGCATGGGCGTCGAGCGGGTGGCCTGCCTGCTGCAGGGCGTCGACAACGTCTACGAGACCGACCTGATGCGCCCCGTCATCGACCTGGTCGCAGGCATCGCGCCGCGCGGCTACGGCGTCGGCAATCATGCTGACGACGTCCGCTACCGCATCATCGCCGACCACAGCCGCACCGCGGCGATCATCATCGGCGATGGCGTCAGCCCCGGCAACGACGGCCGCGGTTACGTGCTACGCCGGCTGCTGCGCCGCGTCATCCGCTCGGCCAAGCTGCTGGGCATCGACACGCCCATCGTCGGTGACCTGATGGCCAGCGTTCGCGACTCGATGGCGCCGTCCTACCCCGAGCTGGCGACGGACTTCGACCGGATCAACCGCATCGCGGTCGCCGAGGAGACGGCGTTCAACCGGACGCTCGCCTCGGGCTCGCGCCTGTTCGACGATGCGGCCAACGCCACCAAGGCATCTGGGGCGTCGGTGCTGTCGGGCACCGACGCGTTCACCCTGCACGACACCTACGGCTTCCCCATCGAGCTCACCCTCGAGATGGCCGCGGAGACCGGCCTGACCGTCGACGAGGAGGGCTTCCGCGGCCTGATGGCCGAGCAGCGCCAGCGGGCCAAGGCCGACGCCGCGGCGCGCAAGCACGCCCACGCCGATCTGTCCGCCTACCGCGAGCTGGTCGACGCGGGCCCCACGGAGTTCACCGGGTTCGACGAATTGACCTCCGAGGCAACGATTCTCGGGATCTTCGTCGACGGCAAGCGGGTACCCGTCGTGGCGCACGACGCCGGCATCTCCGCGGAGCGCGTCGAGCTGGTGCTGGACCGCACCCCCCTCTACGCGGAGTCCGGTGGCCAGATCGCCGACGTCGGCGCCATCACCGGCACCGGGTCCAGCGGCGCGGCGCGGGCGGCCGTCACCGACGTCCAGAAGATCGCCAAGACGCTGTTCGTGCACCGCGTCACCGTCGAGTCCGGTGAGTTCGTCGAGGGCGACACCGTCGTCGCGGCGGTCGATCCCACCTGGCGCCACGGCGCCACCCAGGGCCACTCCGGGACGCACATGGTGCACGCCGCACTGCGACAGGTGCTAGGCCCCAACGCCGTTCAGGCCGGCTCGCTGAACCGTCCCGGATACCTGAGGTTCGACTTCAACTGGCAGGGCGCGCTCAGCGACGCGCAGCGCGAGCAGATCGAAGTGGTCACCAACGAGGCCGTGCAGGCCGACTACGCGGTGAACACCATGTACACCAAGCTCGAGAAGGCCAAGGCGATGGGCGCGATGGCGCTCTTCGGCGAGGCCTACCCGGAGGACGTCCGGTTGGTGGAGATCGGCGGGCCGTTCTCGCTGGAGCTGTGCGGTGGTACGCACGTGCACAACTCGGCGCAGATCGGCCCGGTGACCCTCCTCGGCGAATCCTCGGTCGGCTCGGGCGTGCGCCGCGTCGAGGCGTACGTCGGCCTCGACTCGTTCAAGTACCTGGCCAAGGAACGTGCGCTGCTCGCCGGCCTCGCGTCGTCGCTCAAGGTGCCCTCCGACGAGGTGCCCGCCCGGGTGGCGAACCTGGTGGAGCGGCTCAGGGTCGCCGAGAAGGAACTGGACCGCTCGCGGCTGGCGAACGCGCGCGCCGCCGCGGCGAATGCCGCCGCCGGGGCCGAGCTGGTCGGTAGGGTCCGTGTCGTGGCGCAGCGCATGGCGGGGGGAGTCTCGGCCGGAGACCTCCGCAGCCTGGTGGGTGACGTCAAGGGCAAGCTCGGGTCCGAACCCGGCGTCGTCGCGCTCGTCGCCGACCCGGTCGAGGGCAGCGACGCGGTGCCCTACGTCGTCGCGGTCAACCCGGCGGCGCAGGATCTCGGCTTCAGCGCCAACGATCTGGTGAAGGTGCTCGGCGCGACGCTGCACGGACGGGGCGGGGGCAAGGCCGATCTCGCTCAGGGGTCCGGCAGCGGGGCGGCCCACGTCGACGCCGCACTGTCGGCGTTGCTGGCCGAGATTGCCAAGGGCTGA
- a CDS encoding shikimate dehydrogenase, which translates to MTLRKAAVLGSPIAHSRSPQLHLAAYRALGLTDWTYERIECQAAALPTLVRGLGPEWVGLSVTMPGKFAALQVADERTTRAEQVGSANTLVRTPTGWLADNTDVDGVTGALASVVTAGDDAAVLGAGGTAPAALAGLAELGVRDVCVVARDAAKAAPLLALGTRLGVGTRFVELGTPVPRVAVVVSTLPADVAARHVETLTAAPVLLDAIYDPWPTPLADAVVAAGGRVIGGLQMLLNQAFSQVELFTGCPAPKEVMSAALAGT; encoded by the coding sequence ATGACGCTCCGCAAAGCCGCGGTCCTCGGTTCGCCCATCGCGCATTCGAGGTCGCCCCAGCTGCATCTCGCGGCCTACCGCGCACTGGGGCTCACCGACTGGACCTATGAGCGCATCGAGTGCCAGGCCGCCGCACTGCCCACGCTGGTACGCGGTTTGGGGCCCGAGTGGGTCGGACTGTCGGTGACGATGCCCGGCAAGTTCGCCGCCCTGCAGGTCGCCGACGAGCGGACCACCAGGGCCGAGCAGGTGGGGTCGGCGAACACCCTGGTGCGGACGCCGACGGGCTGGCTGGCCGACAACACCGACGTCGACGGGGTGACGGGTGCGCTCGCCTCGGTCGTGACCGCCGGGGACGACGCGGCGGTGCTGGGCGCCGGCGGTACCGCCCCCGCCGCGCTCGCCGGGCTGGCCGAGCTGGGCGTGCGGGACGTCTGCGTCGTCGCCCGAGACGCGGCGAAGGCCGCGCCGCTGCTGGCGCTGGGCACGCGCCTGGGCGTCGGCACGCGGTTCGTCGAATTGGGCACGCCGGTGCCGCGCGTCGCCGTCGTCGTCAGCACGCTGCCGGCCGACGTGGCGGCCCGACACGTCGAAACCCTCACCGCCGCACCGGTTCTGCTCGACGCGATCTACGATCCCTGGCCGACGCCGCTCGCCGACGCGGTCGTCGCCGCGGGTGGCCGGGTGATCGGCGGTCTGCAGATGCTGCTGAACCAGGCCTTCTCGCAGGTCGAGCTGTTCACGGGGTGCCCGGCGCCCAAAGAGGTGATGAGCGCGGCGCTGGCCGGCACCTAG
- a CDS encoding A24 family peptidase: MAAALACALCWLAALTVFDVRHRRLPNALTLPGALAVLIIAASVGRGGEALLGALALTAAYLVVHLAAPTAMGAGDVKLALGVGGLTGAFGVEVWLLAAVAAPLLTALWGIATCRWRGPVAHGPSMCAATVAAVALAVAAP; this comes from the coding sequence ATGGCTGCGGCACTGGCATGCGCGCTGTGCTGGCTGGCCGCCCTCACCGTCTTCGACGTCAGGCACCGGCGGCTGCCCAATGCGCTGACCCTGCCGGGCGCGCTGGCGGTGCTCATCATCGCCGCGAGTGTCGGACGCGGTGGCGAAGCGTTGCTCGGAGCCCTCGCGCTGACCGCCGCCTACCTCGTCGTACACCTCGCCGCGCCGACCGCCATGGGCGCCGGGGACGTCAAGCTGGCACTCGGAGTCGGCGGACTGACGGGCGCCTTCGGGGTGGAGGTCTGGCTGCTGGCCGCGGTCGCGGCGCCGCTGCTGACGGCGCTATGGGGCATCGCGACGTGCCGGTGGCGCGGCCCGGTCGCGCACGGCCCGTCGATGTGCGCGGCAACCGTCGCCGCGGTCGCCCTGGCCGTCGCCGCGCCCTAG
- a CDS encoding shikimate kinase: MAPRAVLVGMPGSGKSTIGRRLAKALGVPLLDTDAKIVETTGRTIADIFVDGEAEFRRIEAEVVRAALAEHDGVVSLGGGAITTPEVREALAGHTVVYLEISAAEGIRRTSGNTTRPLLAGGDPGERYRELMTQRVPLYRKVATVRINTNRRNPGAVVRHIVARLENGSADRHAARRRRRPAWRRGPTILNPAPTTAAPPSPATLARRAEARND, from the coding sequence ATGGCGCCGCGGGCCGTGCTGGTGGGGATGCCCGGATCGGGCAAGTCCACCATCGGGCGGCGCCTGGCCAAGGCTCTCGGCGTGCCGCTCCTGGACACCGACGCCAAGATCGTCGAGACCACGGGCCGCACCATCGCCGACATCTTCGTCGACGGTGAGGCGGAGTTCCGCCGCATCGAGGCCGAGGTGGTGCGCGCGGCCCTCGCCGAACACGACGGCGTGGTGTCCCTCGGCGGCGGCGCCATCACCACCCCCGAGGTGCGCGAGGCGCTGGCCGGTCACACCGTCGTCTACCTGGAAATCTCTGCCGCCGAAGGCATTCGGCGCACCTCGGGCAACACCACCCGGCCCCTGCTCGCCGGCGGCGATCCCGGGGAGCGCTATCGCGAGCTGATGACGCAGCGCGTTCCGCTCTACCGGAAGGTGGCGACGGTGCGCATCAACACCAACCGCCGCAATCCCGGTGCCGTGGTGCGCCACATCGTCGCGCGGCTGGAGAACGGCAGCGCCGACCGGCACGCGGCGCGGCGCCGTCGGCGTCCGGCGTGGCGCCGGGGGCCCACCATCCTCAACCCAGCACCCACCACGGCCGCGCCGCCGAGCCCGGCGACGCTGGCCCGGCGAGCGGAGGCCCGCAATGACTGA
- the aroQ gene encoding type II 3-dehydroquinate dehydratase, giving the protein MSTTVNVLNGPNLGRLGKRQPEVYGSTTHDDLVTLIEREAKELGLSVVVRQTDSEAELLGWVHDAADAKEPVVLNAGALTHTSVALRDACAELTAPLIEVHISNVHVREEFRHHSYLSGVATGVIVGLGVQGYLLALRYLAGGG; this is encoded by the coding sequence ATGAGCACCACCGTCAACGTCCTCAACGGCCCCAACCTCGGTCGGCTCGGCAAACGTCAGCCCGAGGTGTACGGGAGCACCACCCACGACGACCTCGTGACGCTCATCGAGCGGGAGGCCAAGGAGCTGGGGTTGTCGGTGGTGGTGCGCCAGACCGACAGCGAGGCGGAGCTGCTGGGGTGGGTGCACGATGCCGCCGACGCCAAGGAGCCGGTGGTGCTGAACGCGGGCGCGCTGACCCACACGTCGGTCGCCCTGCGCGATGCCTGCGCCGAACTGACCGCGCCGTTGATCGAGGTGCACATCTCGAACGTCCATGTGCGCGAAGAGTTTCGGCACCACTCGTATCTGAGTGGAGTGGCGACCGGCGTGATCGTCGGGCTCGGCGTGCAGGGCTACCTGCTGGCGCTGCGCTACCTCGCCGGCGGCGGCTAG
- the aroB gene encoding 3-dehydroquinate synthase produces MTEPVTVDVLVDRPYPVVIGRGLLDDLGRVLDGRHRVAILHQPVLNQTAEAIRSHLADKGIDAHRIEIPDAEAGKELPVVGFIWDVLGRIGIGRQDAVVSLGGGAATDVAGFAAATWLRGVDVVHVPTTLLGMVDAAVGGKTGINTDAGKNLVGAFHQPLAVFVDLATLESLPRNEIVAGMAEIVKAGFIADPMILDMIEADPQAALDPTGAVLPELIRRAVVVKAEVVAADEKESQLREILNYGHTLAHAIERRERYRWRHGAAVSVGLVFAAELGRLAGRLDDETADRHRSVLTSLGLPVSYDADALPQLLEYMAGDKKTRSGVLRFVVLDGLAKPARLEGPDPALLMAAYSEIGTR; encoded by the coding sequence ATGACTGAACCCGTCACCGTCGACGTCCTCGTCGACCGGCCCTATCCGGTGGTCATCGGGCGGGGTCTGCTCGACGACCTGGGCCGCGTGCTCGACGGCCGTCACCGCGTGGCCATTCTGCACCAGCCGGTGCTCAACCAGACCGCCGAGGCGATCCGAAGTCACCTGGCGGACAAGGGAATCGACGCCCACCGCATCGAGATCCCGGATGCCGAGGCCGGCAAGGAACTGCCCGTCGTCGGCTTCATCTGGGACGTGTTGGGCCGCATCGGAATCGGTCGGCAGGACGCCGTGGTGAGTCTGGGCGGGGGAGCGGCCACCGACGTCGCCGGGTTCGCCGCCGCCACCTGGCTGCGCGGCGTCGACGTCGTGCACGTGCCGACGACGCTGCTCGGCATGGTGGACGCCGCGGTCGGCGGCAAGACCGGCATCAACACCGACGCCGGCAAGAACCTCGTCGGCGCGTTCCACCAGCCGTTGGCCGTGTTCGTCGACCTCGCCACGCTGGAGTCGTTGCCGCGCAACGAGATCGTGGCGGGCATGGCCGAGATCGTGAAGGCGGGCTTCATCGCCGACCCGATGATCCTGGACATGATCGAGGCCGACCCGCAGGCCGCGCTGGATCCCACCGGTGCGGTGCTGCCCGAACTGATCCGGCGCGCCGTCGTCGTCAAGGCCGAGGTCGTCGCCGCCGACGAGAAGGAATCGCAGCTGCGCGAGATCCTCAACTACGGCCACACGCTCGCCCACGCCATCGAGCGCCGCGAGCGCTACCGCTGGCGCCACGGCGCGGCGGTGTCGGTGGGCCTGGTCTTCGCCGCCGAACTGGGCAGGCTGGCCGGACGTCTCGACGACGAGACCGCCGACCGGCACCGCAGCGTCCTCACCTCACTCGGGCTGCCGGTGAGCTACGACGCCGACGCGCTGCCCCAGCTGCTCGAGTACATGGCCGGAGACAAGAAGACCCGCTCCGGCGTGCTGCGGTTCGTGGTGCTCGACGGGCTGGCCAAGCCGGCCCGGCTGGAGGGCCCCGATCCGGCGCTGCTGATGGCCGCCTACTCGGAGATCGGAACGCGATGA
- a CDS encoding GlsB/YeaQ/YmgE family stress response membrane protein has protein sequence MTPTGIITAIIVGAIIGLLGRLLVPGKQPIGALLTILVGIVSAFIGTWLAHQLHIPTATKGVDWMELLVQVVVAALGVALVAGVTGRRRTGALRR, from the coding sequence ATGACTCCCACCGGCATCATCACCGCCATCATCGTCGGCGCCATCATCGGCCTGCTCGGGCGCCTCCTCGTGCCCGGCAAGCAGCCGATCGGTGCGCTCCTGACGATCCTGGTCGGCATCGTCTCGGCCTTCATCGGCACGTGGCTGGCCCACCAGCTGCACATCCCCACCGCCACCAAGGGCGTCGACTGGATGGAATTGCTCGTCCAGGTCGTCGTGGCCGCGCTCGGCGTCGCTCTCGTCGCGGGCGTGACCGGACGCCGCAGGACCGGAGCGCTGCGCCGCTAG